The following are from one region of the Triticum aestivum cultivar Chinese Spring unplaced genomic scaffold, IWGSC CS RefSeq v2.1 scaffold81574, whole genome shotgun sequence genome:
- the LOC123172117 gene encoding uncharacterized protein — protein MEVFDEVHFVRLRCRVRRTKYMAADDDGHGVCLSSQRGAHNTVWAVQPMEGAVEGAEGGPFVLLRGAYGRYLFATDVQAATGPGHGVQAAQQARPHPNTPRCMLWQAIRREGSFVIRSAGGRYLRANGKYVRWRTAVTVAGDDASAMLQWDVEVVPLRLDRPTLLDPPPQPMRRRRRPPTEEEVARQVRYIRAGLDGEIDETGWRTVRISTNSLMQLRLTLANLLGQNRSALHTTLCVRAGAYAELSPLLIDLPIGNDRLDIVVITHGTPVDNTLLYPNVNARN, from the exons ATGGAGGTGTTCGACGAAGTGCACTTCGTGCGGCTCCGGTGCCGGGTGCGGCGGACCAAGTACATGGCGGCGGACGACGACGGGCACGGCGTGTGCCTGTCCAGCCAGCGCGGCGCGCACAACACGGTGTGGGCGGTGCAGCCCATGGAGGGCGCGGTGGAGGGCGCCGAGGGCGGGCCCTTCGTCCTCCTCCGCGGCGCCTACGGCCGCTACCTCTTCGCCACGGACGTGCAGGCCGCCACGGGGCCCGGCCACGGCGTCCAGGCCGCGCAGCAGGCCCGGCCGCACCCGAACACGCCGAGGTGCATGCTCTGGCAGGCCATCCGGCGGGAGGGCTCCTTCGTCATCCGCAGCGCCGGGGGCCGGTACCTCCGTGCCAACGGCAAGTACGTCCGGTGGCGCACGGCCGTCACCGTCGCCGGCGACGACGCCAGCGCCATGCTGCAGTGGGACGTCGAGGTCGTGCCCCTTCGCCTGGACCGCCCTaccctcctcgatccaccgccaCAG CCGATGCGGAGGCGGCGCCGCCCGCcgacggaggaggaggtggcgcggcaGGTCCGGTACATCCGCGCCGGCCTGGACGGGGAGATAGACGAGACAGGGTGGAGGACGGTGCGGATCAGCACCAACAGCCTCATGCAGCTGCGGCTGACGCTGGCCAACCTGCTGGGCCAGAACCGATCGGCGCTCCACACCACGCTCTGCGTCCGCGCCGGCGCCTACGCCGAGCTCTCCCCTCTCCTCATCGACCTGCCCATCGGCAACGACCGCCTCGACATCGTCGTCATCACCCATGGCACACCAG TGGACAACACGTTGCTGTACCCAAACGTCAATGCGCGGAATTGA